A single region of the Lacipirellulaceae bacterium genome encodes:
- the rpsO gene encoding 30S ribosomal protein S15: MSVTKERKQELISEYGREKGDSGSPEVQISILTSRIAELNGHQQTHKKDYAAQRGLRRMVSRRRRLLDYVKRKNPQLYLDLLRRLDIRK; the protein is encoded by the coding sequence ATGTCGGTAACGAAAGAACGCAAGCAAGAGTTGATCAGCGAGTACGGTCGCGAAAAGGGTGATTCTGGATCGCCAGAGGTGCAGATTTCCATTCTAACCTCGCGGATCGCGGAGCTGAATGGTCATCAACAGACCCACAAAAAGGACTATGCGGCCCAACGAGGTTTGCGTCGCATGGTAAGCCGTCGCCGCAGACTTCTGGATTATGTGAAGCGCAAAAATCCGCAGCTCTATCTCGATCTGCTACGTCGCCTCGACATTCGTAAGTAA
- a CDS encoding polyribonucleotide nucleotidyltransferase, whose product MERTKVETQIGDKTFSLETGALGKQAAGTVLVQYGETVVLSAAATGAPRPGIDFFPLTCDYRERQAAAGKFPGGFLKREGRPTTKEILTARLIDRPIRPMFTEGFNDEVQIQNFVMASDRQTDGDILAMNGACAALGISELPFNGPLASIRLGMIGDEFIPLPSQEDLESSSLDLIVSGTKDAVLMIEGFGRELPEDTMADAIMKAHEYIKQLCDLQQQLIDKVGKPKMDFQTPPSDGLLEKLEEKYYDELKAAKQTVGKQDRAEKCSELKQRALAEMIPDEEAEGAYTVASFKKQWHDLEAKVIRASILEGNRPDGRDGKTLRPLHCEVDLLPRVHGSALFQRGETQSLVTVTLGTGRDEQRVDGLFEEYSKRFMLDYNFPSFSVGECRPIRGPGRREIGHGALAERSVNPVLPAHDDFPYTIRVISDILESNGSSSMASVCAATLGLMSAGVKITNPVAGISVGLVQEGDQWALLTDILGDEDHFGDMDFKIAGTQNGITGIQLDLKIMGISEEIIRATLAQSREARIEILRSMLSAIARPREEVASSAPRLYRTSIHPEKIGLLIGPGGKTIRAIQEDCGVTIDVEEDGTVTIAGADEATAKAGLAKVDALTASVKVGKIYDGTVTSVKDFGAFVEILPGRDGLCHISELSNEYVSSVNDICKVGDEMKVKVIAVDEQDRVKLSRKAAMAELEGEPATADA is encoded by the coding sequence ATGGAAAGAACAAAAGTAGAAACACAAATCGGTGACAAAACCTTTAGCCTCGAAACCGGTGCGCTGGGCAAGCAAGCTGCTGGTACGGTATTGGTTCAATACGGTGAGACCGTTGTTCTCAGTGCCGCTGCTACTGGAGCACCACGACCAGGGATCGATTTTTTCCCGCTCACCTGTGATTACCGCGAACGTCAGGCTGCTGCAGGAAAGTTCCCTGGCGGCTTCTTGAAGCGCGAAGGGCGTCCAACCACCAAGGAAATCTTGACCGCTCGACTGATCGATCGTCCGATCCGCCCGATGTTCACTGAAGGTTTCAACGACGAAGTTCAGATTCAAAACTTTGTCATGGCCAGCGATCGCCAGACGGATGGTGATATCCTGGCGATGAACGGTGCCTGTGCGGCACTGGGCATCTCCGAACTGCCTTTCAACGGACCTCTTGCTTCAATCCGTCTGGGCATGATTGGCGATGAGTTCATCCCACTCCCCTCACAGGAAGACCTGGAGAGCAGCTCGCTCGACCTCATCGTCAGCGGCACGAAAGACGCCGTGTTGATGATCGAAGGCTTCGGTCGTGAGCTGCCTGAGGACACGATGGCCGACGCCATCATGAAAGCACACGAGTACATTAAGCAACTCTGCGATCTTCAACAGCAGTTGATCGACAAGGTGGGCAAGCCAAAGATGGACTTCCAGACGCCCCCATCGGATGGCCTGCTGGAGAAGCTCGAAGAAAAGTATTACGACGAGCTCAAGGCGGCGAAACAAACCGTCGGAAAGCAAGATCGTGCCGAGAAGTGCAGCGAGCTGAAGCAACGAGCACTCGCTGAAATGATCCCCGACGAAGAAGCCGAAGGCGCTTACACAGTCGCTTCCTTCAAGAAGCAATGGCACGATCTCGAAGCGAAAGTCATCCGGGCCTCGATCCTCGAGGGCAACCGCCCCGACGGCCGCGACGGCAAAACGCTCCGTCCGCTCCACTGTGAGGTGGACCTACTGCCTCGCGTCCACGGCTCTGCCTTGTTCCAGCGCGGTGAAACGCAATCACTCGTGACTGTCACCCTCGGGACAGGACGTGACGAGCAACGGGTGGACGGCCTATTCGAGGAATACTCGAAGCGGTTCATGCTCGACTACAACTTCCCCTCATTCTCCGTAGGTGAATGTCGTCCGATCCGTGGCCCTGGTCGTCGCGAGATCGGCCACGGTGCTCTCGCCGAACGCAGCGTGAATCCGGTCCTGCCGGCCCATGATGACTTCCCGTACACGATCCGAGTGATTTCAGACATTCTGGAATCGAACGGATCAAGTTCGATGGCCTCGGTCTGTGCAGCAACGCTTGGTCTTATGAGCGCCGGTGTGAAAATCACCAATCCTGTGGCAGGTATTTCGGTCGGCCTCGTCCAAGAAGGCGATCAGTGGGCGCTGCTTACTGACATCTTGGGTGATGAAGATCACTTCGGCGATATGGACTTCAAGATTGCCGGCACGCAAAACGGCATCACAGGCATTCAGCTTGACTTGAAGATCATGGGTATCTCAGAAGAGATCATACGTGCTACCCTCGCGCAATCGCGTGAAGCCCGGATCGAAATCCTACGATCGATGCTCAGCGCGATCGCTCGTCCACGGGAAGAAGTCGCCTCCAGCGCACCACGATTGTATCGAACTTCGATCCACCCCGAGAAGATTGGCCTGCTGATCGGACCGGGCGGTAAGACCATTCGTGCGATCCAAGAAGACTGCGGCGTGACAATCGACGTCGAGGAAGATGGCACCGTCACCATTGCCGGCGCGGACGAAGCGACTGCCAAGGCAGGCCTTGCCAAGGTCGACGCCCTGACGGCTAGCGTTAAGGTTGGCAAGATCTACGACGGCACGGTCACCAGCGTAAAGGACTTCGGTGCCTTCGTCGAAATCCTCCCGGGACGCGACGGACTCTGCCACATCAGCGAGCTCTCCAACGAGTACGTCTCAAGCGTTAACGACATCTGCAAAGTTGGCGATGAAATGAAGGTCAAGGTCATCGCTGTTGATGAGCAGGATCGCGTGAAGCTGAGCCGCAAGGCGGCAATGGCCGAACTCGAAGGCGAACCCGCCACCGCGGATGCCTAA
- a CDS encoding ATP-binding protein yields MSTAPTTKELHQKLIDQYTEIAQLAGALAHEIKNPLSTIRLNMQLLAEDIDAEASPEQRRAAKRIDVMQRECQRLQDLLDDFLQFARARQLNLKPTNLNVEIEEALEFFEPQAAADGIELIQYLDAELPHVLLDSEAFRGALLNLLLNAKQAMPEGGELVVRTTTAPGNVIVHLIDTGIGMDDNTAAHMFEAFFSTTPGGSGLGLPTTAKIIEAHGGRIQVESEVGRGTQFTIELPVPARLT; encoded by the coding sequence TTGTCGACAGCCCCCACCACCAAAGAGCTGCATCAGAAGCTGATCGATCAGTACACCGAGATTGCGCAGTTGGCCGGGGCACTCGCTCACGAGATCAAGAACCCGCTCTCGACGATTCGCCTCAACATGCAGCTTCTGGCAGAAGACATTGATGCGGAGGCTTCCCCTGAGCAACGACGGGCCGCCAAGCGAATCGACGTGATGCAACGTGAGTGCCAGCGTCTGCAAGACCTGCTTGACGACTTCCTCCAGTTCGCCAGGGCGCGTCAGTTGAACCTGAAACCCACAAACTTGAACGTTGAGATTGAAGAGGCACTGGAGTTTTTTGAACCGCAAGCCGCCGCCGATGGAATCGAACTCATCCAATATCTCGACGCAGAGCTACCGCACGTCTTGCTCGACAGTGAAGCGTTTCGCGGAGCCTTGCTGAACCTGCTGCTCAACGCCAAACAAGCGATGCCTGAGGGGGGAGAGCTTGTCGTCCGCACCACGACTGCCCCGGGCAACGTGATCGTCCACCTCATCGACACCGGCATCGGCATGGACGACAACACGGCCGCCCACATGTTTGAAGCGTTCTTCTCAACGACACCGGGTGGTTCGGGCTTGGGTCTTCCCACGACGGCTAAAATCATCGAAGCGCACGGCGGGCGAATTCAGGTCGAAAGCGAAGTAGGACGGGGTACGCAGTTTACAATTGAGCTGCCCGTGCCTGCGCGGCTGACCTAG